One window of the Chryseotalea sp. WA131a genome contains the following:
- a CDS encoding thioesterase has protein sequence MKIFCIPYAGGSAQLFNLWRKHLNPGFELVPVELAGRGTRMKEPLYEHRFKAVEDILKIIEKDLRQSPYVLYGHSLGAFLAYELAQRIVSSGLPEPDHLFVSGCGAPHLKDPNKRYHLLSDQDFKHKLISFGGTPREFFDHPEIVDIYLPVLKNDFRLAETDLPGKEIRPLTTDITVMLGTEEELTLEQCFGWRKHTRGKCDLKFFEGGHFFINDNLEKIIGLIHTALDKTFSLNTR, from the coding sequence ATGAAAATTTTCTGTATACCCTACGCCGGAGGTTCGGCGCAGTTGTTTAATCTGTGGAGAAAGCATTTGAATCCCGGATTTGAACTTGTTCCTGTAGAGCTCGCAGGACGTGGCACCCGAATGAAGGAACCATTGTACGAGCACCGGTTCAAAGCAGTGGAAGATATTCTTAAAATTATTGAAAAAGACCTGAGGCAGTCTCCTTATGTTCTTTATGGACATAGCCTCGGTGCATTTTTGGCGTACGAATTGGCTCAACGCATAGTATCCAGTGGCTTGCCGGAACCAGACCATCTCTTTGTATCCGGTTGCGGTGCTCCCCATCTAAAAGACCCCAATAAAAGATATCACCTGTTGAGTGATCAGGACTTCAAACACAAGTTGATCAGCTTTGGCGGAACACCGAGAGAGTTTTTTGATCACCCCGAAATTGTCGATATCTATTTGCCGGTTTTGAAGAATGATTTCAGACTTGCAGAGACAGATCTGCCCGGCAAGGAGATACGCCCCCTGACGACCGACATAACCGTAATGCTTGGTACCGAAGAAGAATTGACCCTTGAACAGTGCTTCGGGTGGCGAAAGCACACCCGGGGAAAATGCGACCTGAAGTTTTTTGAGGGTGGGCATTTTTTTATTAACGACAATCTTGAAAAGATAATCGGCCTGATACACACCGCGCTTGATAAAACGTTTTCACTTAATACCCGGTGA
- a CDS encoding aspartate/glutamate racemase family protein, with amino-acid sequence MDTIGIVGGMGPQAGVGLFNSVLSFTQASRDQDHLPVVLMSFPNLIGDRTAFLDGEISTNPAHSISEVIRKLEAADAKVVAMACNSAHAPPIYDVVVSALRKRKSGVKLLHMPFETCRYISDHHKNVRRIGVMSTNGTYKTRLYEQLITQMGCEVVLPPFQFQNEVIHRMIYDEQVGLKSKNHVTEYVILLASRAIDYFRDRKADAIILGCTELPMAIREQKVNDMLIFDSTAITARALIREATRKTPVELEYLP; translated from the coding sequence ATGGACACAATAGGAATTGTCGGTGGAATGGGGCCGCAGGCGGGAGTAGGGCTGTTCAACAGTGTACTCTCTTTTACACAAGCCAGCCGTGACCAAGATCATTTGCCTGTTGTACTGATGTCATTCCCGAACCTGATCGGAGATCGAACGGCGTTCCTGGATGGAGAGATAAGCACAAATCCCGCACACAGTATTTCCGAAGTGATCAGGAAACTGGAAGCAGCGGATGCAAAAGTAGTTGCCATGGCGTGTAACTCTGCCCATGCGCCACCAATTTATGACGTTGTCGTTAGTGCCCTGAGAAAACGTAAGTCGGGTGTGAAGCTCCTTCACATGCCTTTTGAAACCTGCCGGTACATAAGTGACCATCATAAGAACGTGCGTCGAATTGGAGTGATGTCAACTAACGGGACATACAAGACCCGCCTTTATGAGCAACTAATAACACAGATGGGGTGCGAGGTAGTGTTGCCACCATTTCAATTTCAGAATGAGGTTATACACCGGATGATCTATGATGAACAGGTTGGCCTTAAATCAAAGAACCACGTCACAGAGTATGTGATCTTGTTGGCAAGCCGGGCAATAGATTATTTCCGTGATCGCAAAGCCGATGCGATCATTTTGGGCTGTACTGAATTGCCGATGGCGATCCGGGAGCAGAAGGTTAACGATATGTTGATCTTTGACTCAACCGCGATAACGGCCCGTGCATTGATACGGGAAGCCACACGCAAGACACCAGTTGAACTGGAGTATCTGCCTTAA
- a CDS encoding cyclic peptide export ABC transporter, with translation MTSPVKFTRLLLAVLFSILFVTGWSQKPVVGEWVSQVEKEMLRQMDDGKIPGLSAVIIRNGEIVTRNYGYANLDSREKVTDKTLFEIGSCTKSFTALALERFFEQYAVNPDTPISKLIPWLWFSYNDSVTDVTIRQLLHHTSGIPWNTLSKIPETTAEDALEITVRKLVGQELRSKPGKEFQYATVNYDILALLIEIVTKQKFEKYLNDEVLSPLGLSHTSVTFPNNPADMATGYKTGFFVPREYKAPVYRGNSPAGYVISNSGDMKTWLQLQMGLLDHSLSALAKSTQKRDETVAIHEMFSYAEGWQVSFDGSGNIIHSGYNPNFTSYVGFNREKKTGVVILTNSNSQYTLYLGNRLMQQLLGREVEDEYDPGDLNDKVYSMVCFGVLFYLLCVAAFIARIVIESIWGRRKFDHHFTIVLNHLIKLLFWFTPFLLGIYLIPEAFGEFSWDSMLVWMPQSFGFLIGALLAAVALTYAAYALSLFFPEKDPYKIKIPWILLLSMLSGLANVAVVIMVSSFIDSDIPLKYTVFYFLLMTGLYILGRRFVQVNLIGFARGMVYDLRMKLIDKIFSTSYENFERIDRGRVYTALNDDVNTIGHSTHMIVTLITSVVTAIGALAYLASIAFWAAIVTIAMVVGISLLYFIVGKRTNRYYEEARDSSNTFMRLVNGIIDGFKELSLHTRQKSEYKEEVGASAGEFKDKISTADIQFTNAFLIGESFLVLLLGFVSIGMSEIFPAIEVYTIISFVIVLLYLIGPVNAILESVPSLMTLRISWNRITKFIDEIPASVDSNKQARVEKSDPVLTFEARGITYQFKNEAGVKTGFEVGPIDLQINGGEILFVIGGNGCGKTTLAKVLTGLYQPDNGHIMINGEHVSGSTLSEYFSVVFSPPCLFERIYDVDGDRVAADSRRLLKLLHLDEKVSIVNNRYDTIKLSGGQRKRLALLECWLRDSPVYLFDEWAADQDPEYRKFFYRTLLPEMKRSGKIVIAITHDDNYFDVADVILKMHHGKLEPYFAELIHEKRDTALQ, from the coding sequence TTGACATCGCCCGTTAAGTTTACACGCCTTCTACTGGCGGTGTTATTCTCGATCCTGTTTGTTACCGGCTGGTCACAGAAACCCGTCGTGGGCGAATGGGTGAGTCAGGTTGAAAAAGAGATGCTGCGTCAAATGGACGACGGAAAGATACCAGGGCTTAGCGCGGTGATCATCCGGAACGGCGAAATCGTCACCAGGAATTACGGCTATGCCAATTTAGATAGCCGCGAGAAGGTCACCGACAAAACGCTTTTCGAAATTGGATCTTGTACTAAATCATTCACTGCACTGGCACTGGAGAGATTTTTTGAACAGTACGCTGTCAATCCAGATACCCCTATTTCCAAACTTATACCATGGCTTTGGTTCTCCTACAACGATTCAGTTACCGACGTTACAATCCGGCAATTGTTGCACCATACGAGTGGAATACCATGGAACACATTGTCGAAGATTCCCGAGACAACAGCCGAAGATGCATTGGAGATCACTGTTAGAAAACTGGTGGGGCAGGAGCTGCGCAGCAAGCCTGGTAAGGAGTTTCAATATGCAACGGTGAACTACGACATTCTCGCTCTCCTCATCGAGATCGTGACGAAACAGAAGTTTGAAAAGTATCTGAACGATGAAGTGTTGTCTCCGCTCGGGCTGAGTCATACATCCGTTACTTTTCCCAATAACCCAGCTGACATGGCAACCGGATACAAGACCGGCTTTTTTGTTCCTCGTGAGTACAAGGCTCCGGTATATCGTGGTAACAGCCCGGCTGGTTATGTCATTTCAAATTCGGGAGACATGAAGACTTGGCTGCAACTTCAAATGGGGTTGCTGGATCACTCACTTAGTGCACTCGCAAAGTCGACACAGAAGCGTGATGAAACCGTTGCGATACATGAGATGTTTTCGTACGCAGAAGGATGGCAAGTTTCATTCGATGGATCCGGAAACATCATTCATAGCGGCTACAATCCCAATTTCACTTCTTATGTGGGGTTTAACCGGGAGAAAAAAACCGGTGTGGTGATCCTTACGAATTCAAACAGCCAGTACACATTGTACCTCGGGAACCGGTTGATGCAGCAACTTCTTGGGCGAGAAGTTGAAGACGAGTACGATCCGGGCGACCTTAATGATAAGGTATATTCCATGGTTTGTTTCGGGGTGCTTTTTTACCTGCTGTGCGTTGCTGCGTTTATCGCCCGAATCGTTATCGAGTCCATCTGGGGTCGGCGTAAATTTGATCATCACTTCACGATCGTTCTTAACCACCTGATCAAACTTCTTTTTTGGTTTACACCATTTTTACTTGGGATCTACCTGATCCCTGAGGCATTCGGTGAGTTTTCATGGGATTCGATGCTGGTTTGGATGCCGCAGAGTTTCGGCTTTTTAATAGGAGCGCTTTTAGCGGCAGTAGCATTGACCTATGCGGCGTATGCGCTGAGTCTATTTTTCCCGGAGAAAGATCCGTATAAGATTAAGATCCCTTGGATATTGCTCCTGAGCATGCTATCTGGCCTGGCGAATGTAGCCGTGGTAATTATGGTCAGCTCGTTTATCGACTCCGATATACCATTGAAGTATACAGTCTTCTACTTCTTGTTAATGACTGGATTGTATATCCTCGGCAGAAGGTTTGTGCAGGTAAATCTGATAGGGTTTGCGAGGGGAATGGTGTACGATCTTCGAATGAAACTGATCGACAAGATCTTTTCAACTTCGTATGAGAATTTTGAGAGAATCGATCGAGGAAGAGTGTATACAGCGCTCAACGATGATGTAAATACAATAGGTCACTCGACTCACATGATTGTAACACTGATCACCAGTGTCGTAACCGCCATTGGTGCGTTGGCTTATCTTGCATCCATCGCGTTCTGGGCGGCAATTGTCACTATCGCTATGGTGGTAGGAATTTCCCTGCTCTATTTTATTGTTGGCAAGAGAACAAACCGGTATTACGAGGAAGCTCGCGATTCGAGCAACACCTTCATGAGGCTGGTAAATGGAATCATTGACGGCTTCAAGGAGCTTAGTTTACACACGCGTCAGAAAAGCGAGTATAAGGAGGAAGTTGGAGCCAGCGCAGGAGAATTTAAAGACAAAATTTCAACTGCCGACATTCAGTTCACCAACGCGTTTTTGATTGGCGAGTCTTTTTTAGTATTGCTTTTGGGCTTTGTGTCGATTGGAATGTCCGAGATTTTTCCGGCAATTGAGGTCTATACGATCATTAGCTTTGTTATTGTCTTGCTGTACCTGATTGGCCCGGTCAATGCCATTTTGGAATCCGTACCGAGTTTAATGACCCTGCGAATTTCATGGAACAGGATAACTAAATTTATTGACGAGATACCAGCAAGCGTCGACAGTAACAAACAGGCACGCGTTGAAAAATCCGATCCGGTATTAACCTTCGAAGCGCGGGGAATTACCTACCAGTTTAAGAATGAGGCAGGAGTTAAGACCGGATTCGAAGTAGGTCCGATAGACCTCCAGATAAATGGTGGGGAGATCCTGTTCGTGATAGGTGGAAACGGCTGCGGCAAGACTACCCTGGCAAAGGTTCTTACAGGACTTTACCAGCCCGACAACGGACACATTATGATCAACGGAGAGCACGTCTCCGGTAGTACACTCAGTGAGTACTTCAGTGTTGTATTTAGTCCGCCTTGTCTCTTCGAGAGAATTTATGATGTAGATGGAGATCGTGTAGCTGCCGATTCCAGGCGACTCTTGAAACTACTTCATCTCGACGAGAAGGTTAGTATCGTGAACAACAGGTATGACACAATCAAACTGTCAGGCGGCCAACGAAAGAGACTGGCGCTACTGGAGTGTTGGCTGAGAGATTCTCCCGTTTACCTGTTCGACGAATGGGCGGCCGATCAGGATCCTGAGTATCGGAAATTCTTTTACCGAACCCTTTTACCGGAGATGAAAAGGTCGGGTAAGATTGTTATTGCAATCACTCATGATGACAACTACTTCGACGTTGCAGATGTCATTCTGAAGATGCATCACGGCAAACTTGAACCCTATTTTGCCGAACTAATTCACGAAAAGAGAGACACAGCTTTGCAATAA
- a CDS encoding TauD/TfdA family dioxygenase: METLQQSKIKLPFVWDVIESEPDSFISFYKKNAGEIEKKLSTFGAIKFKNVQIASTGSFQHIVNSVSSNFMNYVDGNSPRTKLGENVYTSTEYDKMQKITMHNELSYSAKWPNKLFFSCLQPATTGGETLLADSREVLRQIDDSIVRQIRTHGITYIRNLHGGGGIGPSWQDTFDTTDKAQLEKNCKAYEIDFTWRADGAIQLRQHSKGIIRHRSTHEEVWFNQIDQFHPYHLGEEMYDVLKVTYDTPEDYPMWVQYGNRAPIGDDVIKHVLEQVDKVTYAPRWERNELLVVDNELASHGRNSYTGERKVLVAMSA; this comes from the coding sequence ATGGAAACACTACAACAATCCAAAATCAAATTGCCATTCGTTTGGGACGTTATTGAATCGGAGCCCGATTCCTTTATTTCTTTCTACAAAAAGAATGCAGGCGAAATAGAAAAAAAATTATCCACGTTCGGGGCGATCAAATTCAAAAACGTTCAGATTGCTTCAACAGGATCTTTTCAGCATATCGTTAATTCGGTGTCCAGCAATTTTATGAATTACGTCGATGGTAATTCGCCACGAACCAAGCTTGGCGAGAATGTTTATACATCGACAGAGTATGACAAAATGCAGAAGATCACCATGCACAATGAGCTTTCATATTCTGCGAAGTGGCCAAACAAGCTCTTTTTTAGTTGCCTCCAGCCGGCAACTACAGGAGGAGAGACTTTACTCGCTGACAGCCGTGAAGTACTTCGCCAGATAGACGATAGTATTGTCAGACAAATAAGAACCCATGGCATCACATACATTAGAAATCTACATGGTGGCGGTGGCATCGGACCATCATGGCAAGACACTTTCGACACGACTGATAAGGCCCAGCTCGAAAAGAATTGCAAGGCATACGAAATTGATTTCACGTGGCGAGCCGATGGTGCAATTCAATTGCGCCAACATAGCAAAGGCATTATCCGGCATCGCTCAACCCACGAAGAGGTTTGGTTCAACCAGATCGACCAGTTTCATCCATATCATCTCGGCGAGGAAATGTACGACGTCTTGAAAGTCACCTACGACACCCCCGAAGATTATCCAATGTGGGTTCAATATGGCAACAGAGCACCCATCGGCGATGATGTAATAAAACATGTTCTTGAACAGGTCGACAAAGTTACCTATGCACCGCGTTGGGAGAGAAACGAATTGCTTGTTGTCGATAATGAACTTGCGAGTCACGGGAGGAATTCATACACGGGCGAGAGAAAAGTCCTGGTTGCAATGTCCGCTTAA
- a CDS encoding aspartate aminotransferase family protein, whose product MNSANAFRDFHLAQDAKIITDNVPGEQSQKILDYQTRKEGSIVSYPKRMPIAIRRSKGSIIEDVDENLFIDFFSGAGVLNVGQCNPYVLERVKEQQEQLIHALDFPTENKMQLIEKILNMLPASIREDYKVSFCGPSGSDVIEAAIKLAKIKTQREGIIAFHGSYHGMTATALSATSDTHFRREVRSLVPNVNFIPYSYCYRCPFGKESESCSLNCADYLEYVLTNPHSGQPKPAAILLEPVQGEGGTVVPKKGFLERIVEIAKANEVLVIFDEVQCGFFRTGEFLAFQSGGAVPDIITMSKGLGGIGFPISAIIYKKEIEAWKSGDHIGTFRGNQVSIAAGNAAFDFIRDYDVANHTREISDYLFSQLTELKELFPAIGDVRRAGLMIGIEYVQDPDSKRPAPQVSAAIREACFKTGLLFEIGGHYGNVIRFLPALIINREIVDNAMRIFRNAHHQVMKRLQTNLTDIPEKEAAIPQAT is encoded by the coding sequence ATGAATTCAGCGAACGCTTTCCGCGATTTTCATTTGGCACAGGATGCTAAAATAATTACTGATAATGTACCTGGGGAGCAATCCCAGAAGATACTGGACTACCAGACCCGCAAGGAAGGCAGTATAGTATCCTACCCAAAACGAATGCCCATTGCCATCCGGCGTAGTAAAGGCTCAATAATTGAAGACGTGGATGAAAATTTGTTTATCGACTTCTTTAGTGGAGCTGGCGTATTGAACGTCGGACAATGTAATCCTTACGTGCTCGAACGGGTGAAGGAGCAGCAAGAGCAATTGATACATGCCCTCGACTTTCCGACCGAGAATAAAATGCAGTTAATAGAGAAAATCCTCAACATGCTTCCTGCGTCTATTAGAGAAGACTATAAGGTCAGTTTTTGTGGCCCTTCTGGATCAGACGTGATAGAGGCGGCAATCAAACTCGCAAAAATAAAAACTCAACGCGAAGGCATCATTGCTTTTCATGGGTCATATCATGGCATGACTGCAACTGCACTGTCGGCCACGAGTGATACGCATTTTAGAAGAGAGGTTCGGTCCCTTGTTCCGAATGTAAATTTCATCCCATACAGTTATTGTTACAGGTGTCCCTTTGGGAAGGAATCGGAGTCGTGCTCACTTAACTGTGCTGACTACCTGGAGTATGTTTTGACAAATCCGCATTCGGGGCAACCAAAACCTGCTGCCATCCTGCTTGAGCCTGTGCAAGGCGAAGGTGGTACGGTGGTTCCGAAGAAGGGGTTCCTCGAGCGGATCGTTGAAATCGCGAAGGCAAACGAGGTGCTCGTGATATTTGATGAAGTTCAATGCGGCTTTTTCCGAACAGGAGAGTTCCTGGCCTTTCAGTCTGGCGGCGCAGTACCAGACATCATCACTATGTCGAAAGGACTGGGCGGAATTGGATTCCCCATATCAGCGATCATATACAAAAAGGAAATCGAGGCATGGAAGTCGGGTGACCATATCGGTACGTTCAGGGGGAACCAGGTAAGCATTGCAGCCGGAAATGCGGCATTCGATTTTATCCGCGACTATGACGTTGCGAATCACACTCGCGAAATTTCGGACTACCTGTTCTCTCAACTTACTGAACTGAAAGAACTTTTCCCAGCTATCGGAGATGTTCGCAGAGCAGGCCTGATGATAGGGATAGAATATGTGCAAGATCCAGATTCAAAAAGACCGGCCCCCCAGGTATCGGCTGCAATACGTGAAGCTTGCTTCAAGACCGGATTGCTGTTTGAGATAGGCGGACACTACGGAAATGTGATTCGCTTCTTGCCGGCACTGATCATTAATCGCGAAATCGTCGACAATGCGATGCGCATATTCAGAAATGCACATCACCAGGTGATGAAGCGACTGCAAACAAACCTGACAGATATCCCTGAGAAAGAGGCTGCCATTCCTCAGGCGACTTGA
- a CDS encoding serine hydrolase — protein sequence MSRLTHLMRKGILSIALLSLLAISWFPLYAQNRDHFTINDKKINTRSFDQEIERIRKDILAPGLGIAIIDNNKIVYDLVYGYKVNSDTASRLDKTSVFELASLSKPFLSYVALKLADEGKLDLDKPVYQYLENTDLDHDERYKLITPRMILNHSSGIENWRDYNNPDVLEILATPGTKFIYSGEGYVYLSRAIARILKKPYEEYIDEMVLRPLKLESTFTKFTRLYRPDSTYSLSPGNYLMGHNALLDKTYKQIYFEPDPAGANMASVADYARFLLFFLKKGNLSEASRRSLFSAGTGMTDKDPGLSMNPAFIISITAKDTIIAHGGSNDGFKHVFYYSKVSKRGFVLFTNYDRGYTMAKVLNEMTAGIDITPIINTYDITQYPSVVPYLLKTYLERGSRELLKYLSDLKHKKEISEKAFTEVALAIKYRDKDLAIQVLNEAANTYPSSTAVQYYLAYVNMESCNFETAKFHFSKVPDVDTSGEIKRCNQLISEISKRTVLVTRIDRTKVSQREAEDFNGMCGVDVEPTMDTGGGDNVGYLDATDWLSYSIDPEDSGAYQLSFRVASPDGGGKIKVLANFENIAVVDIPKTDGWQTWKTVTINVDLAKEKQTLTLQVVRDGFNLNWISFQKLSN from the coding sequence ATGAGTCGACTTACTCACTTAATGAGGAAAGGTATTCTTTCCATTGCCTTGCTGTCGCTACTAGCGATATCCTGGTTCCCGCTTTATGCTCAGAACCGGGATCACTTCACGATTAATGATAAGAAAATAAACACCCGGAGTTTTGACCAGGAAATCGAGCGTATCCGGAAAGACATTTTAGCACCTGGATTAGGAATAGCGATCATTGACAACAACAAAATAGTTTACGATCTGGTGTATGGGTATAAAGTAAATTCCGACACTGCCAGCAGGCTTGATAAAACTTCCGTATTCGAGCTCGCATCTTTGTCGAAACCCTTCCTTTCATACGTCGCATTGAAGCTGGCTGATGAAGGTAAACTGGATCTTGATAAACCTGTTTACCAATATCTTGAAAACACCGATCTGGATCACGACGAAAGGTACAAGTTGATTACCCCCAGGATGATCTTGAATCATTCGTCAGGGATTGAAAACTGGAGAGACTATAACAACCCGGATGTGTTAGAAATATTGGCAACCCCGGGGACAAAGTTCATATACTCAGGTGAAGGATATGTTTATCTGTCCAGGGCAATCGCGCGCATTCTAAAAAAGCCATATGAGGAATACATAGATGAAATGGTCCTCCGTCCCCTGAAGCTTGAAAGTACTTTCACAAAGTTCACCAGACTTTACCGGCCTGACTCAACTTATTCTTTGTCGCCGGGTAACTATCTAATGGGACACAACGCTTTGCTCGACAAGACCTACAAGCAGATTTATTTCGAGCCGGATCCTGCCGGTGCCAACATGGCATCTGTTGCTGACTATGCCAGATTTTTGCTTTTCTTTTTGAAGAAGGGAAACCTCTCTGAAGCGAGCAGACGCAGCCTTTTTAGCGCGGGTACAGGGATGACAGACAAAGATCCTGGGCTATCTATGAATCCTGCCTTCATTATAAGTATCACTGCGAAGGACACCATCATTGCACACGGTGGCAGTAACGACGGCTTCAAGCATGTTTTCTATTATTCAAAAGTCTCTAAACGGGGCTTCGTGCTTTTTACGAACTACGATCGTGGATACACGATGGCAAAGGTGCTCAATGAAATGACTGCGGGTATAGACATCACACCGATTATAAATACTTACGATATCACGCAGTATCCAAGTGTCGTCCCCTACCTTCTGAAAACCTACCTGGAACGGGGATCTCGGGAATTGTTGAAATATCTGAGCGATCTAAAGCACAAAAAAGAGATATCTGAAAAAGCTTTTACAGAAGTGGCACTGGCGATCAAGTATCGCGACAAGGACCTGGCTATCCAGGTGCTTAACGAGGCGGCGAACACTTATCCATCGTCGACGGCCGTGCAGTATTACCTGGCATACGTCAATATGGAGTCGTGCAATTTCGAGACGGCGAAGTTTCACTTTTCCAAGGTTCCCGATGTGGATACAAGTGGAGAGATCAAGCGCTGCAACCAGTTGATCTCCGAGATCAGCAAAAGGACCGTACTGGTTACGAGGATTGACAGAACAAAGGTTAGTCAACGAGAGGCGGAAGATTTCAATGGTATGTGTGGGGTAGATGTAGAACCTACAATGGATACGGGCGGTGGCGACAACGTTGGGTATCTCGATGCAACAGATTGGCTCAGTTATTCTATCGATCCGGAGGATTCGGGCGCATATCAACTCTCTTTCAGGGTTGCGAGCCCTGATGGGGGTGGTAAAATAAAAGTTCTCGCGAATTTTGAGAACATCGCTGTCGTAGACATTCCTAAAACAGACGGCTGGCAAACCTGGAAGACTGTAACCATCAATGTCGACTTGGCGAAAGAGAAGCAGACACTAACTCTTCAGGTCGTTCGGGACGGGTTCAACCTCAACTGGATCAGCTTTCAAAAGTTATCAAACTAA